A portion of the Rhodococcus pseudokoreensis genome contains these proteins:
- the pgl gene encoding 6-phosphogluconolactonase gives MTTTRSASTLSKPIPYIYDNDEQLAGEVASRLLSTLAQAQDERAYASLVLTGGRTGTAVLERLRTDPKRDFVNWHRVNFFWGDERFVARHHPDRNEKQAREALLDHLPVDPSRVHVMAPSDGGFGNDATAVANAYQALLCAYGRLDRTPLFDICLLGMGEEGHVASIFPDSPAVLDEQREVVAVYNCPKPPSTRISLTLSAITRSREVWLMTTGETKASAVATLMEEGLTPQQLPAAGALGSRATRVFLDAAAASRLSSCEDLSASAR, from the coding sequence ATGACCACAACAAGAAGCGCTTCCACTCTCTCGAAGCCGATCCCCTATATCTACGACAACGACGAGCAGCTCGCCGGTGAGGTCGCGTCGAGGTTGCTTTCGACTCTTGCCCAGGCACAGGACGAGCGCGCCTACGCATCGTTGGTGCTCACCGGAGGACGAACCGGGACAGCGGTGCTCGAGCGACTACGCACCGACCCGAAGCGTGACTTCGTCAACTGGCACCGAGTGAACTTCTTCTGGGGCGACGAGCGCTTCGTCGCCCGACATCACCCCGACCGTAACGAGAAGCAGGCGCGCGAGGCCCTGCTGGACCACCTGCCCGTGGACCCGAGCCGTGTGCACGTCATGGCGCCCTCCGACGGCGGCTTCGGCAACGACGCCACCGCAGTGGCAAACGCCTACCAGGCGCTACTGTGCGCGTACGGGCGCCTGGACAGAACACCTCTGTTCGACATCTGCCTCCTCGGGATGGGCGAGGAAGGTCACGTCGCGTCGATCTTCCCGGACTCACCGGCAGTGCTGGACGAGCAACGTGAAGTGGTGGCGGTGTACAACTGCCCGAAGCCGCCGAGCACCCGCATTTCGCTGACTCTGTCGGCGATCACGCGCTCCCGCGAAGTGTGGCTGATGACTACCGGCGAAACCAAGGCGTCTGCAGTCGCGACACTGATGGAGGAGGGGTTGACCCCTCAGCAACTTCCGGCAGCGGGGGCGCTGGGTTCGCGCGCGACTCGGGTGTTCCTGGACGCCGCCGCAGCGAGCCGGCTGTCCAGCTGCGAAGACCTCAGCGCCTCGGCGCGCTAA
- the cofC gene encoding 2-phospho-L-lactate guanylyltransferase, whose product MTNPHPIDLIIPVKLLSEAKTRLRGAADGGTGKMNAHKRLVLAIVLDTVCAALRARAVDSVLVVTADPVVARSVERLGARVLGNEPAGGVNAALNHGAALLERERPARVVGALPADLPALRHRELSSFISAAAGRRAFCADRDGQGTTLLLSAAGEGLFPAFGIDSALAHQASGAIVLKGEWPSLRSDVDTASDLRTVRGLGLGARMATLGSAREFAFLDKHEAAMIDFARRWQPFGGGTADDIFITFGVPPCPYFKQLTTLLSSNVTPELAESQRQELLQQAKLRLAEEARIIRTPRLQNQR is encoded by the coding sequence ATGACGAACCCGCATCCAATCGACCTGATAATTCCGGTCAAGTTACTCTCCGAGGCGAAAACACGACTCCGGGGCGCGGCCGACGGCGGTACCGGAAAGATGAACGCGCACAAGAGGCTGGTCTTGGCGATCGTGCTGGACACAGTCTGCGCTGCGCTGCGGGCACGAGCGGTCGACTCGGTGCTCGTCGTCACCGCGGACCCTGTCGTAGCCCGCAGCGTCGAACGCCTGGGTGCACGCGTACTGGGAAACGAGCCAGCCGGGGGAGTAAACGCGGCATTGAACCACGGCGCGGCCCTCTTGGAGCGGGAACGCCCGGCTCGAGTGGTAGGGGCGTTGCCCGCAGATCTTCCGGCGCTTCGACATCGCGAATTGTCCTCATTCATCTCCGCTGCCGCCGGCAGGCGTGCATTCTGTGCCGACCGGGATGGACAGGGCACCACGTTGCTGCTATCGGCGGCGGGCGAAGGGCTCTTCCCGGCCTTCGGCATCGATTCGGCGCTCGCTCACCAGGCGTCGGGTGCCATAGTTCTCAAGGGTGAATGGCCTTCGCTGAGGTCGGACGTGGACACCGCTTCCGACCTGCGCACGGTCCGGGGATTGGGGCTCGGCGCACGTATGGCTACTCTGGGATCGGCGCGCGAGTTCGCATTCTTGGACAAACACGAGGCCGCGATGATCGACTTCGCCCGCCGCTGGCAGCCCTTCGGTGGCGGAACCGCTGATGACATATTCATTACCTTCGGCGTGCCTCCGTGCCCATACTTCAAGCAATTGACCACACTGTTGTCGTCGAACGTGACTCCTGAACTCGCGGAGAGTCAGCGGCAAGAACTACTGCAACAGGCGAAGCTGCGACTTGCCGAAGAGGCTCGGATTATCCGAACTCCTCGATTGCAGAACCAGCGATGA